One Planctomycetota bacterium DNA window includes the following coding sequences:
- a CDS encoding glycosyltransferase — MPRPAELAVLGMAPGLGRWRERVARRAFAPLQDAPLIEGRLGEWGRMVQRVLMPKADEGRFARQANQWLMRTMAKHARHRAVTAVHAYEDCSLAQFEVARQLGKACIYDLPIGYTEAWQQRRAQLLNEYAPWVGREANEIDSVVSLEQKQREMRLADLVLAPSAFVADSIKPFHDKTVAVARYGVDSQFWSPRPSDIPRRSGPLRFMYAGHMSIRKGVPLLLRAWSAASIADAELQLVGNWRLAERARADLPTGVVYSGPCSREELRDRFQQADVFVFPSFFEGAALVVAEALATGLPVLASDASGYAEVIGNEFGLVFPAGNLEALVVALRRLSDCRDQLPAMAVSALKAAEQLTWGSYRRSVSAAVDTLGVA, encoded by the coding sequence ATGCCACGTCCGGCGGAACTGGCCGTGCTCGGCATGGCGCCTGGACTTGGCCGCTGGCGCGAACGTGTCGCGCGCCGCGCGTTTGCACCGTTGCAGGACGCGCCGCTGATTGAAGGGCGTCTTGGCGAATGGGGCCGTATGGTCCAGCGCGTATTGATGCCCAAGGCCGACGAAGGTCGATTCGCCAGGCAAGCCAATCAGTGGCTGATGCGAACCATGGCCAAACACGCTCGACACAGGGCCGTGACCGCGGTGCATGCTTATGAAGACTGTTCCTTGGCCCAGTTCGAAGTCGCCCGCCAACTGGGCAAGGCTTGCATTTATGATTTGCCGATCGGCTATACCGAAGCCTGGCAACAGCGGCGCGCCCAACTGTTGAATGAGTACGCCCCGTGGGTCGGCCGGGAAGCCAACGAAATCGACTCGGTGGTTAGCCTTGAGCAGAAGCAGCGCGAGATGAGGTTGGCTGATCTGGTGTTGGCGCCGAGCGCCTTCGTGGCCGACTCGATCAAACCATTTCACGACAAAACGGTCGCCGTGGCGCGATATGGGGTCGACAGCCAGTTCTGGTCGCCGCGGCCAAGCGACATCCCGCGCCGAAGCGGGCCGTTGCGGTTCATGTACGCCGGGCACATGTCCATTCGCAAAGGGGTTCCGCTGTTGCTGCGAGCGTGGAGCGCCGCGTCCATCGCCGACGCCGAGTTGCAACTGGTGGGCAATTGGCGCCTTGCCGAGCGCGCTAGGGCCGACCTGCCCACCGGAGTGGTCTACTCCGGCCCCTGCTCGCGGGAAGAGTTGCGCGACCGCTTTCAACAAGCGGACGTGTTTGTCTTCCCTTCATTCTTTGAAGGGGCGGCGCTCGTCGTGGCCGAAGCTTTGGCCACGGGGTTGCCAGTGTTGGCCAGCGACGCCAGCGGATATGCCGAAGTGATCGGTAATGAATTCGGACTGGTCTTCCCGGCGGGGAATCTCGAGGCCCTGGTGGTGGCCCTGCGCCGGTTGTCAGACTGCCGCGATCAGCTCCCCGCGATGGCAGTCAGCGCGCTTAAGGCTGCGGAACAACTGACATGGGGCAGTTACCGCCGATCGGTGTCAGCGGCGGTCGATACGTTGGGGGTAGCGTGA
- a CDS encoding methyltransferase domain-containing protein, whose protein sequence is MARIEYLQFGCGLCAPESWLNFDASPIVRWRRLPLAEQLVRRFGPPFPPQVRYGDIVRGLPVVAASFRGVYCSHTLEHLALDDFRVAVRHTRRYLVPGGTFRCVVPDLERLARDYLALSVELPAHWFMQESCLGYSRRPRGLMGLLREWLGNSRHRWMWDERTLTRELSAAGFTRIRRAQFGDAVDPMFREVEDPARWEGCLGMECICP, encoded by the coding sequence AGTCGTGGCTGAATTTTGACGCCAGTCCCATCGTGCGCTGGCGGCGGCTGCCGCTGGCGGAACAGTTGGTTCGTCGTTTTGGTCCGCCATTCCCACCCCAGGTCCGCTACGGCGACATTGTGCGCGGCTTGCCGGTCGTGGCCGCGAGTTTCCGCGGCGTGTATTGTTCGCACACGCTCGAGCATCTGGCGCTCGATGACTTTCGGGTCGCCGTACGACACACGCGGCGGTATCTGGTACCGGGAGGAACCTTTCGTTGCGTGGTGCCCGACTTGGAACGATTGGCTCGAGACTATTTGGCTTTGTCGGTCGAGTTGCCGGCGCATTGGTTCATGCAAGAGTCGTGCCTGGGATATTCTCGCCGGCCGCGCGGCCTGATGGGGTTGTTGCGAGAATGGCTCGGCAACAGCCGGCATCGCTGGATGTGGGACGAAAGGACGTTGACCCGAGAGTTGTCCGCTGCTGGTTTTACGCGCATTCGCCGCGCGCAGTTTGGCGACGCGGTCGATCCCATGTTCCGCGAAGTCGAGGATCCGGCACGCTGGGAAGGCTGCCTGGGCATGGAGTGCATTTGTCCCTGA
- a CDS encoding class I SAM-dependent methyltransferase, whose product MTPLLAPLLNWEQFSSLSSTRQRAKYFLQSACKLAWGRQLNCPSCGESRSHVVDRKWLVTTLRRCDSCRLLYRAPTTSAAEYERFYQRQYGQGFTTDLPDDATLERLKRSHFRDSPKDYQHYLNVLTALGGRPGQRLFDFGCSWGYGSWQLSQAGYQVDACEISVPRGHFARDRLGVRVMSVTEIAPGSYDLFFSSHVIEHVPSVAKMLALGLRALRPGGLFVAFTPNGSTPFRQRFPALFHHVWGFVHPQLIDGEFAQHLALKYTVLTDSSPYSLDNIACCAWQGHQAVKLDGHELLLVVRKDD is encoded by the coding sequence ATGACTCCGCTACTCGCCCCGCTGTTGAACTGGGAACAGTTTTCCTCATTGTCCTCGACGAGGCAACGCGCAAAGTATTTTCTGCAATCGGCCTGCAAGTTGGCTTGGGGGCGACAATTGAATTGCCCGTCGTGCGGCGAAAGCCGCTCGCACGTGGTCGATCGCAAATGGCTGGTCACCACATTGCGACGTTGCGATTCCTGCCGATTGTTGTATCGCGCTCCGACGACCTCGGCGGCCGAATACGAACGATTTTACCAGCGCCAATATGGGCAAGGTTTTACCACTGATTTGCCCGATGACGCCACGCTCGAACGATTGAAGCGGTCGCACTTTCGCGACAGCCCCAAGGACTATCAGCACTATCTCAACGTGCTGACAGCGCTAGGGGGCCGGCCGGGGCAGCGATTGTTCGACTTCGGTTGTTCGTGGGGGTACGGAAGTTGGCAACTGAGCCAAGCGGGCTACCAAGTTGATGCCTGCGAGATTTCTGTACCGCGCGGCCATTTTGCGCGTGATCGGTTAGGCGTGCGCGTGATGTCGGTCACCGAGATTGCCCCGGGAAGCTACGATCTGTTTTTCTCATCGCATGTCATCGAACACGTACCGAGCGTTGCGAAAATGCTCGCTCTCGGCCTGCGGGCATTGCGGCCGGGCGGTCTGTTTGTCGCCTTTACTCCGAATGGCAGCACTCCATTTCGGCAGCGATTTCCAGCGCTATTCCACCATGTCTGGGGCTTCGTGCATCCGCAACTGATCGATGGTGAATTCGCTCAGCACCTGGCTTTGAAATACACCGTGTTAACCGACTCTTCCCCCTATTCACTTGACAACATTGCGTGTTGCGCCTGGCAAGGGCACCAGGCCGTCAAACTCGATGGCCACGAATTGTTGCTAGTCGTGCGCAAGGACGATTGA
- a CDS encoding glycosyltransferase, with translation MTVESTTIETAPSGRDSAVSASAAPRRRRVLIVVGCYEPCMLADMHRARMLAFDLPKCGWDVEILAPEQAFQAANIVDQDSAGLFAPNVPVHYARRSFDALFRRLTVRSVVWRAWWPMYRLGASLLSSGRFDLVYISTAQPQFFCLGPMWKRRYDIPYVLDFHDPWYRPQVAYETSTRAWRAKVVRKINGPLEQLAVCGAAGLVAVSPHYLNTLTDRYARRQPAWLHSGRNKAIPFAALEHDLAAVGVWSAPAPPVKQDATFRLVHIGGGGNVRRDAVMALCQSLRAFRAAKPELANRLRFELHATTRDPEDPYAGMLAEIARRYDVGDLVVEFPGAVTYRRSLELARDADGLLILGVDDVAYTPSKLFSYLLFGKPVLASLRQYSPASSYLREHPELASQVDFGTDGAIDAPAAVATLDTLCDALRSGQRHDRRTALAEHLSPAMAAAHARLFERCLSRPDVSAPGAAEAAGRSA, from the coding sequence ATGACCGTGGAATCGACAACCATTGAGACCGCCCCGTCGGGTCGAGACTCGGCCGTCTCGGCCAGCGCCGCTCCTCGCCGCCGTCGCGTGCTGATCGTCGTGGGCTGCTACGAACCGTGTATGTTGGCCGACATGCATCGCGCGCGGATGCTGGCGTTCGATCTGCCTAAGTGTGGATGGGACGTCGAAATCCTCGCCCCGGAACAAGCGTTCCAGGCGGCGAACATCGTTGACCAGGACTCGGCCGGCCTGTTCGCGCCGAACGTCCCCGTGCATTACGCTCGGCGATCGTTTGATGCGTTGTTTCGGCGGCTCACCGTTCGGAGCGTGGTCTGGCGCGCCTGGTGGCCGATGTATCGGCTCGGTGCGTCACTCTTGTCGTCGGGGCGCTTCGATCTGGTTTACATTTCCACGGCGCAGCCTCAATTCTTCTGCCTGGGACCGATGTGGAAGCGACGCTACGACATCCCTTACGTCCTCGACTTTCATGACCCCTGGTATCGCCCGCAAGTTGCTTACGAAACCAGCACTCGGGCGTGGCGCGCGAAGGTCGTTCGCAAGATCAACGGGCCGCTGGAACAACTGGCGGTCTGCGGCGCGGCGGGATTGGTGGCCGTTTCACCTCATTATTTGAACACTTTGACGGATCGCTACGCCCGGCGGCAGCCCGCTTGGCTGCACTCGGGCAGGAACAAAGCGATTCCCTTCGCGGCCCTTGAGCACGATCTGGCCGCCGTTGGCGTTTGGTCGGCGCCTGCGCCACCTGTGAAACAGGACGCGACCTTTCGACTGGTCCATATCGGCGGTGGCGGCAATGTGCGTCGCGATGCGGTGATGGCACTCTGCCAGTCGTTGCGTGCGTTCCGTGCGGCAAAGCCCGAACTGGCCAACCGGCTGCGCTTCGAGCTGCACGCCACCACGCGCGATCCCGAGGATCCCTACGCGGGCATGCTGGCCGAGATCGCTCGGCGGTACGACGTCGGCGACCTGGTGGTCGAGTTTCCTGGCGCCGTGACCTATCGACGTTCGCTCGAATTGGCGCGCGACGCCGACGGACTGTTGATCCTGGGCGTTGACGACGTGGCCTACACTCCGTCAAAGCTGTTCAGCTATTTACTGTTTGGCAAGCCGGTGCTGGCGTCGCTGCGTCAGTATTCACCGGCCAGCAGCTATTTGCGCGAGCACCCAGAACTGGCCTCGCAGGTCGATTTTGGAACAGATGGAGCGATCGATGCGCCGGCGGCGGTCGCGACGCTCGACACGCTGTGCGATGCCTTGCGCTCCGGCCAGCGTCACGATCGGCGCACCGCGTTGGCTGAACATCTTTCGCCGGCAATGGCCGCGGCCCATGCTCGGCTGTTTGAGCGGTGCTTGTCGAGGCCTGACGTTTCGGCCCCAGGCGCGGCAGAGGCGGCGGGACGGTCGGCTTGA
- a CDS encoding glycosyltransferase family 4 protein, with product MQHATVARRRLAFVVSHPIQYYVPMYRQLAARGDLDVRVFYTWHAGAGPVDDPGFQRAIAWDIPLTDGYEWESVPNTSPRPGTEHFAGLQNPTLSRAVLDWHPDAVHLTGYNYQSHYRLLRDLARVDIPVMFRGDSHLLSPRPWWWRIARQFALRRVFRLPAVFLYTGKHNHDYYRAFGVPESKLFYCPHSIDAVRFLDPRGIHEAAATEWRRELSIADDEVVILFAGKLQEKKQPLALIEAVARAALPNLVLVIVGDGELRALAERQVNVLGIRTRFLPFQNQSRMPVVYRLADLFVLPSNADETWGLAVNEAMACGRPALVSDQVGCVPELIKSGVTGDVFPANAIGELANRLVGLATAGRARLREMGHRAEDWSSRLSVEATCAGVLNALAQLTPK from the coding sequence GTGCAACATGCCACTGTCGCGCGCCGCCGGCTCGCGTTCGTGGTTTCGCACCCGATCCAGTATTACGTGCCGATGTATCGGCAACTGGCGGCGCGTGGCGACCTTGACGTGCGCGTGTTCTATACCTGGCACGCGGGCGCTGGGCCCGTCGACGACCCAGGGTTTCAGCGAGCCATCGCTTGGGACATCCCGCTGACTGATGGCTACGAGTGGGAGTCGGTTCCGAACACTTCGCCTCGGCCAGGCACGGAGCACTTTGCTGGCCTGCAAAACCCGACGTTGTCACGCGCCGTACTTGATTGGCATCCCGACGCGGTCCACCTGACCGGTTACAATTACCAAAGCCATTATCGATTGCTGCGCGACCTGGCCCGCGTTGACATTCCCGTCATGTTTCGCGGCGACTCGCACTTGCTTTCGCCACGTCCTTGGTGGTGGCGAATTGCGCGCCAGTTCGCGCTGCGCAGGGTTTTCAGGCTTCCAGCAGTGTTCCTGTACACGGGCAAACACAATCACGACTATTACCGCGCCTTTGGCGTACCCGAGTCGAAGCTGTTCTACTGTCCCCACTCGATCGACGCGGTGCGGTTTCTTGACCCGCGGGGGATTCACGAAGCGGCAGCCACCGAGTGGCGCCGCGAACTGTCGATCGCCGACGACGAAGTGGTGATCCTGTTCGCTGGCAAGCTGCAAGAGAAGAAACAGCCGCTGGCGCTGATCGAAGCCGTGGCGCGTGCCGCCTTGCCCAACCTGGTGCTGGTGATTGTCGGCGATGGCGAACTACGCGCCCTGGCCGAGCGACAAGTGAATGTCCTGGGCATTCGCACGCGGTTTCTACCCTTTCAAAATCAAAGTCGCATGCCGGTCGTTTACCGCCTGGCCGATTTGTTCGTCCTGCCGTCCAATGCCGACGAGACTTGGGGGTTGGCGGTGAACGAAGCGATGGCCTGCGGGCGGCCGGCGCTGGTCAGCGATCAGGTTGGCTGCGTGCCAGAGCTTATCAAGTCGGGCGTGACTGGTGACGTTTTTCCTGCCAATGCGATTGGCGAGTTGGCGAATCGGCTCGTTGGATTGGCGACGGCGGGTCGAGCGAGATTGCGCGAGATGGGACACCGCGCGGAAGACTGGTCATCGCGACTCAGCGTCGAGGCCACTTGCGCCGGGGTATTGAATGCATTGGCACAATTGACGCCGAAATGA